A stretch of Ignavibacteria bacterium DNA encodes these proteins:
- the dnaE gene encoding DNA polymerase III subunit alpha yields the protein MYLKTQQQMKDLFKDFAEGIESTQEIADKVDLTIPTELQLPKFPIPEESDATTLEDYLEELTMKGLDERFPVLTNEILDRVGFELNVIKRMGYAGYFLIVWDFIRAAREMGVRVGPGRGSAAGSLIAYALRITDIDPLKYDLLFERFLNPDRVSMPDIDVDFSDDKRERVIEYVKEKYGADSVAQIITFGTLSSRAVLKDVGRVMGIDLATINSITDKIPVILGKVHSLKDALDLPELRWLKTSDDPRLKDMISYALTLEGFARNASLHAAGVVIAPGPISDFVPVYKTPTTEPATQYNMKDLEEAGLLKMDFLGLRTLSIIDETLEQIKRNHGLVVDIDTIDFDDPATYELFARGQTQAVFQFESDPMQKALRELKPSVLDDLIAMNALYRPGPMGNIPDFIDRKNGRKPIEYLHPLMEPILNKTYGIIVYQEQVMQLVQTLAGFTLAQSDVMRRAMGKKDEKSMSEQRSKFVEGAKTNANIDEALATEIFDLIQKFAAYGFNKSHSAAYAYLAFQTAWLKVHYPAEFLAANMTAELSDQNKIVTLIDEAKRFNINVLPPDVNRSMATFVADKNVIYFGMAGIKTVGISAVEAIVEARQEAPFTSMFDFAARVEKKVVNKRVLEALVCSGAFDTLKHGHRAQLFSVIDTALHYASQVQDDALSNSGGLFGTEDIERPKEPALPRMEPWPERDRLRKEREYLSFYISGHPLQEYALAVQSFSTLLLSKLDPEKTGTQTRLCGLISDIRTRLDKRENTIAFVKVEQYTGSVECIFWSDKYKQFAELLKPDTVVVMMGKCEINGDTVKMVVDEVLSLEQAEKKFSKGYVVCIRPDAVNDEQLAKLKDRCNTSDAEDSLSFVVMRPDGKRQYSSMMKIKTSKENTAFLCSTFGEANVLIDTER from the coding sequence ATGTACCTCAAGACGCAGCAGCAAATGAAGGATCTCTTCAAGGACTTTGCTGAAGGCATTGAGTCGACCCAGGAGATCGCCGACAAGGTGGACCTGACCATCCCCACTGAACTGCAGCTGCCGAAGTTCCCCATCCCTGAGGAGAGCGACGCCACTACGTTGGAAGACTACCTCGAAGAACTGACGATGAAGGGGCTTGATGAACGTTTCCCTGTTCTCACCAATGAGATCTTGGACCGCGTAGGCTTTGAGCTGAATGTGATCAAACGCATGGGGTATGCGGGGTACTTCCTCATCGTGTGGGACTTCATTCGTGCGGCACGGGAAATGGGTGTCCGTGTTGGTCCGGGACGGGGCTCTGCTGCCGGATCGTTGATCGCCTATGCACTGCGTATCACCGATATCGATCCGCTGAAGTACGATCTGCTCTTTGAGCGATTCTTGAATCCGGATCGTGTGTCGATGCCTGATATCGACGTTGACTTCTCCGATGACAAGCGCGAGCGCGTCATCGAATACGTCAAGGAGAAATACGGCGCTGATTCCGTAGCCCAGATCATCACCTTTGGCACTCTCTCATCACGCGCCGTCCTCAAGGATGTAGGCCGTGTGATGGGGATCGATCTTGCCACCATCAACAGTATCACCGATAAGATCCCGGTGATCCTCGGCAAGGTGCACTCGCTCAAGGATGCACTGGACCTGCCGGAACTTCGGTGGTTGAAGACCTCGGACGATCCACGTCTGAAGGACATGATCAGTTATGCGCTTACCCTTGAAGGGTTCGCCCGCAATGCCTCGCTTCATGCCGCCGGTGTGGTGATCGCGCCGGGTCCGATCAGTGACTTCGTGCCGGTCTACAAGACCCCTACCACGGAGCCTGCAACCCAGTACAACATGAAGGACCTCGAAGAGGCCGGACTGTTGAAGATGGACTTCCTTGGACTGCGAACACTGAGCATCATAGATGAAACGCTTGAACAGATCAAGCGCAATCATGGCCTTGTAGTAGACATCGACACGATAGACTTTGACGATCCGGCAACGTATGAGCTGTTTGCACGTGGTCAGACACAGGCCGTGTTCCAGTTCGAATCCGACCCGATGCAAAAAGCCCTGAGAGAACTCAAGCCATCCGTGCTTGATGACCTCATCGCCATGAACGCCCTCTACCGTCCGGGTCCGATGGGTAACATCCCGGACTTCATCGATCGCAAGAACGGACGTAAGCCCATCGAATATCTGCACCCGCTCATGGAGCCGATCCTCAACAAGACCTATGGCATCATTGTCTATCAAGAACAGGTGATGCAGCTCGTACAGACCCTCGCCGGATTCACCCTTGCTCAGTCCGACGTGATGCGCCGGGCCATGGGAAAGAAGGACGAGAAGTCGATGTCCGAGCAGCGATCGAAGTTTGTGGAAGGGGCGAAGACCAACGCCAATATCGACGAAGCTCTTGCCACAGAGATCTTTGACCTCATTCAAAAGTTCGCTGCCTACGGCTTCAACAAGTCGCACTCAGCCGCCTACGCCTATCTGGCCTTCCAAACAGCATGGCTCAAGGTGCACTACCCTGCCGAGTTCCTTGCTGCGAACATGACGGCGGAATTGAGTGATCAGAATAAGATCGTAACACTCATCGACGAAGCGAAGAGATTCAACATCAACGTCCTTCCGCCGGATGTGAATAGGTCGATGGCAACGTTCGTTGCCGACAAGAACGTGATCTACTTCGGCATGGCCGGTATCAAGACCGTGGGTATCTCTGCGGTGGAGGCCATTGTTGAGGCACGGCAAGAAGCCCCCTTCACCTCGATGTTTGATTTTGCAGCTCGAGTGGAAAAGAAGGTTGTCAACAAACGTGTGCTCGAAGCGTTGGTGTGTTCGGGTGCGTTTGATACGCTGAAGCACGGTCATCGTGCGCAGCTGTTCTCAGTGATCGATACTGCATTGCATTATGCATCACAGGTGCAGGACGATGCCCTCTCCAACTCCGGCGGCCTCTTCGGTACAGAGGATATTGAACGTCCCAAGGAGCCGGCGTTGCCACGTATGGAACCGTGGCCCGAGCGTGACCGACTGCGCAAGGAACGTGAGTATCTCAGCTTCTACATATCTGGTCACCCACTCCAAGAATATGCATTGGCCGTGCAGTCGTTCAGTACGTTGTTATTGTCGAAACTCGACCCTGAGAAGACCGGTACACAGACTCGTTTGTGCGGACTGATCAGCGACATACGAACACGACTCGACAAGCGTGAGAACACCATTGCCTTTGTGAAGGTGGAGCAATACACCGGTTCTGTTGAGTGCATCTTCTGGAGTGACAAGTACAAACAGTTCGCCGAGTTGCTCAAGCCCGATACCGTTGTTGTGATGATGGGCAAGTGTGAGATCAACGGAGACACCGTGAAGATGGTGGTCGATGAAGTGCTCTCGTTGGAACAGGCCGAGAAGAAATTCTCCAAAGGATACGTTGTCTGCATCCGACCAGATGCCGTCAATGATGAGCAGCTCGCCAAGCTCAAGGACCGATGCAACACCTCGGACGCAGAGGACAGCCTTTCATTCGTAGTGATGCGTCCGGACGGAAAGCGACAATACTCCTCGATGATGAAGATCAAAACTTCAAAAGAGAATACTGCCTTCCTTTGTTCTACTTTTGGCGAAGCCAACGTGTTGATCGACACGGAGCGCTAA